A genome region from Pseudomonas anguilliseptica includes the following:
- a CDS encoding LysR family transcriptional regulator produces the protein MLKHCPPLNALRGFEAAARLGSFHKAAEELHLTQSAISQQIRSLESFLEQPLFFRSGRSVALTDAGHDLLSTTQSLLQQLAVGIRRLEQYRKPNQLVVNTTPAFARHWLVPRLGEFHRLHPAIDLWLFTSDEVPDMATQTIDIAVRDDLTAQAECSFRVLLEDRLYPAAHPSLLAQQPDERCTLHGEREMDWSHWAVQGGQDVGQQSNGLNFSDPGLLLDAASQGLGIALVSQLLANRKRSIDPTSLWRGFAFYSGVVGWQLQGSSAS, from the coding sequence ATGCTCAAGCACTGCCCCCCACTGAACGCCCTGCGCGGCTTCGAAGCCGCCGCCCGCCTGGGCAGTTTCCACAAAGCCGCCGAGGAACTGCACCTCACCCAATCGGCGATCAGCCAACAGATTCGCAGCCTGGAAAGCTTTCTCGAACAGCCGCTGTTTTTCAGGAGCGGGCGCAGTGTGGCGCTCACCGATGCCGGACATGACCTGCTCAGCACCACCCAGTCACTGCTACAGCAACTCGCGGTCGGTATCCGCCGTCTGGAGCAGTACCGCAAGCCCAACCAACTGGTGGTCAACACCACGCCAGCCTTCGCTCGCCACTGGCTGGTGCCGCGCCTGGGCGAATTTCATCGCCTGCACCCGGCAATCGACCTGTGGCTGTTCACCAGCGATGAGGTGCCGGACATGGCCACTCAGACCATCGACATTGCCGTGCGTGACGACCTCACCGCCCAGGCCGAGTGCAGCTTTCGCGTGCTGCTGGAAGACCGCCTCTATCCAGCAGCCCACCCCAGCCTGCTGGCACAACAACCAGACGAGCGCTGCACCCTGCATGGCGAACGGGAGATGGATTGGAGCCACTGGGCAGTACAAGGCGGGCAGGATGTAGGCCAGCAGAGCAACGGACTTAACTTCTCCGACCCAGGCCTGCTGCTGGATGCCGCCAGCCAGGGCCTGGGCATTGCCCTGGTCAGCCAATTGCTGGCTAACCGTAAGCGCTCCATAGACCCCACCTCCCTCTGGAGAGGTTTTGCGTTTTACAGTGGCGTCGTTGGTTGGCAGCTCCAAGGCAGCAGCGCTTCGTAG